The genomic window CTGTCAAAGCTGACGCACGATCTGGACCATCGCTTCTCAATCGATCACGCCACGGTCCAGATCGAGCACGAAAAGCTGCAGATTTGTCTGAAAACCGCGGACGACTGTTCTGCAAGAGTTTGAAAGGACCGGCGCTCCCTCCGAGGCAATGGGAGCATACCGGGGCAACCGCTCCAAATCGCCCCTTGGATACATTTCAATCCCGCGTTCTTTCGTGGCCTTCAACGACATTCCGAGATATACTTTTTCGGCATAGCTTGGTGCAGATGTCATGGAACTGAAAGAACTCCGCAACTTCATGCGCGTTGCGCGCGCCGGCAGCGTCAGCCGCGCCGCCGATGAGCTGCGGCTGGCGCAACCGGCCCTGAGCCGGCAAATCAGCAAGCTCGAACGCGAACTCGGCGTCTCTCTCTTCTCAAGGCATGGTCGCGGCGTGCGGCTCAGCGCAGCCGGGTCGCTATTGCTCGAACGGGCCGAGGCGATCGTGCATCTGGTCCGACAGACCAGCGACGAGATCAGGGAAGACCGATCGCTGACCGCCGGCCGCGTCACGCTTGGCGTCCCGCCCGCGGCCGGGCGGCTTCTGATCCCGACCTTCGTCGAGCAGTTCCAGAAAGCCTGGCCAAGGATCGCTCTGCATATGCGCGAAGGTGTCACCTCTTCACTGCAGGAATGGCTGCTTGAGAAGCGGATCGATATCGCCATCCTGCATAACCCGCCTCATCTGGAAGCCTTGAATATCAGCCCTGTTTTGACGGAAAGGATGCATGTCATCGCTCCGCCGCATCACGGGCCGGGCAAAAAGCCGCGCACCACGTTCCGCATTCGCGATCTTGCCGAGCTGCCACTGATCCTGCCCAGCATGGCGCACAACAATCGACGGCTGGTCGAACAGGCGGCGCTCGAACATGGCGTCCGGCTGCGCATCAGGACGGAAGTCGACAGCGTCGCGTTCGCCAAGGCGATGGTTGAGCGAGGACTCGGCTACACAATCCTGACCTACGCCGCCGTGCAGGAGGAAGTGGCGCGCAAGCGTCTCGCTGCCTATCCCATCGTGCGGCCGGCGCTATCAACCAGGGTCACGATCGTGACGCCGAGAGACCAGCCTCCCAAGACGACCCAATATGCAAGCGAGATATTGCTTGAGGTGTGCCGTATGCTGGTGCGAAGCAAGCAATGGGCGGGCGCGCAGCTTTGCTGAAGCTGATCATCCCGTCCTGTCATTCGTCATGCCGAGAAAGTATCGCTCGTGAACTTCAAATGAAGTTCGCCATGCACTAATCTTGTTTATTGCAACATCATTTGCCGGGTTGGCTGCCAAGTTGGTTTCGCAGCGCAGAAAGGCGAACGGCCAAACTTGTGCATTCGACGATCACCTAAGAAGACTTCGGGAGGATTGCCGTGAGAAGCTTGAAGATCCTGCTCATCGGACTGAGCATGCTGCTGTCCCCGGCCCTGGCCGTCGGGCAGGATTTCCCCAACAAGCCGATCAAGCTGATCGTGCCGTTCCCGGCTGGTGGGCCGAACGACATCATTGCGCGCACGGTGGGCCAGCGAATGTCGGAAATTCTCAAGCAGCCCGTCCTGATCGACAACCGCGGCGGACAGGGCGGCGTGCTCGGCACCGACTCGGTCGCGAAGGCGGAGCCGGACGGCTACACGATCGCCATCACCAGCGCCGGTGCACTCGCCATCAGCCCGAGCATGCAGGCGATCGCCTATGACACCCTGAAAGATCTGGCGCCGGTGACACTGGTCGCCAAGGTCCCGGAGATGCTGGTGGTTGCGACCAACGTTCCGGCGAACAACATGAAGGAACTCGTTG from Pseudorhodoplanes sp. includes these protein-coding regions:
- a CDS encoding LysR substrate-binding domain-containing protein, which gives rise to MELKELRNFMRVARAGSVSRAADELRLAQPALSRQISKLERELGVSLFSRHGRGVRLSAAGSLLLERAEAIVHLVRQTSDEIREDRSLTAGRVTLGVPPAAGRLLIPTFVEQFQKAWPRIALHMREGVTSSLQEWLLEKRIDIAILHNPPHLEALNISPVLTERMHVIAPPHHGPGKKPRTTFRIRDLAELPLILPSMAHNNRRLVEQAALEHGVRLRIRTEVDSVAFAKAMVERGLGYTILTYAAVQEEVARKRLAAYPIVRPALSTRVTIVTPRDQPPKTTQYASEILLEVCRMLVRSKQWAGAQLC